GTTTCTTGTGTGCAGCAGCTTGAAGAATGATGTCTTTATGAAGATTAGTCGGAGTATTTACGATGACTGCACCGATCTCCTGATTTGATAGCACTTTCATTAAATCTTCTTCGAATGCTACTCCTAATTTTTTTGACCATTCTTTACCGCGTTCGGGATTTTCATCCCAAACGAGTTTTACTTGGAGATGCTTACTTTCTTTTACTTGACGGGCATAATCATCTGCATGAACATGCCATTTACTTAACAATGCAACATTAACCAACTCTTACCTCTCCTTTTTAAGAAAATATCTCTATTAATCTCGAGAGTAAGTCCATGATGTCAATTTACAAACTTTTATTATTTCTCAGATAAAGGTTCCACAATCACTGTAACACCGCTTTTTTCAATCTCTTGAAGGATTTCTTTATCTGCTAAATCCGTTGTTATGAATATATCTACCTCTTCAAAATTGCAAAAAGAGGTAAGGCCGGCTTTTTCTAGCTTGCTATGGTCAGCGACAACGACAATTTTTTGACCAGCCGAAACCATGCCGCGTTTGATTTCAGCCTCATATAAATCTGAACTTGTAAATCCTTGACGCAAAGATATTCCAGAGGTCCCCAGGAAAACAAAATCGGCGTTGTACTTTTTTAGCTCTGTTTCTACTTGGGGCCCTACAAGACTCATCGAATTTCTCCGAAGTTTTCCTCCTAATAAATAGATGGAGTCAGTTTCATCTTTGCTGCATTCTTCTGCTATATTGATCGCATTAGTAATGACTGTTAAGTTCGCATTCAAAGGCAAATTCTTTGCTATATACCATGTAGTTGAACCGGCATCTAAAATGATAATTTGTCCCTCTTTTACCAATTTTGCTGCAGCCCGTCCAATTAAATCTTTTTCAAGAGAGTATTGCAGCTTCCGTTGATCAACAGGAAGAATAACAGGAACATTGTCAGCATCCTC
This genomic stretch from Neobacillus niacini harbors:
- a CDS encoding DeoR/GlpR family DNA-binding transcription regulator yields the protein MIVAERRKVIKELLLKNKSVKVSALVELLNVSEETIRRDLLQLEKEGIAEKNYGGAILAEDADNVPVILPVDQRKLQYSLEKDLIGRAAAKLVKEGQIIILDAGSTTWYIAKNLPLNANLTVITNAINIAEECSKDETDSIYLLGGKLRRNSMSLVGPQVETELKKYNADFVFLGTSGISLRQGFTSSDLYEAEIKRGMVSAGQKIVVVADHSKLEKAGLTSFCNFEEVDIFITTDLADKEILQEIEKSGVTVIVEPLSEK